The Parvibaculaceae bacterium PLY_AMNH_Bact1 genome window below encodes:
- a CDS encoding TetR family transcriptional regulator (Derived by automated computational analysis using gene prediction method: Protein Homology. GO_function: GO:0003677 - DNA binding [Evidence IEA]) has translation MSKPAIKTSGTSKSERTREALLLAGEELMGWKGIEATSVRDINQKAKQKNTSAIGYYFQNKEGLLQAILDRRMVPLDEERRRRWDEIKSAKGAKHLILKDLVDVQVLPLAEAVLAEPAWRNYVLLLAQLVSAHGAPYQHLWRDRYDKTSGEIITAMRDHMATTDDELWRQRVSDMITFSIGSLCERTYVLGRGRKVPELSDENYLSHLVRTATAILSVSDQG, from the coding sequence TTGAGCAAGCCTGCCATCAAAACATCTGGAACCAGCAAGTCGGAGCGAACCCGCGAAGCGCTGCTGCTTGCAGGCGAAGAGCTGATGGGCTGGAAGGGGATTGAGGCAACGTCTGTTCGCGATATCAATCAAAAGGCAAAACAGAAAAACACATCTGCGATCGGATATTACTTCCAGAATAAGGAAGGCCTGCTGCAGGCCATTCTAGACCGTCGGATGGTCCCACTCGATGAAGAGCGGCGCAGGCGCTGGGACGAAATCAAAAGTGCCAAAGGGGCGAAGCACCTTATCCTCAAGGATCTGGTTGACGTGCAGGTTCTGCCGCTTGCCGAAGCCGTTTTGGCTGAGCCTGCCTGGCGGAACTATGTGCTTCTTCTCGCGCAACTTGTCTCCGCCCATGGCGCACCTTATCAGCATCTCTGGCGCGACAGGTATGACAAGACCAGTGGCGAGATCATCACCGCCATGCGCGACCATATGGCGACAACAGATGATGAGCTCTGGCGCCAGCGGGTGAGTGACATGATCACCTTCTCAATTGGCAGTCTGTGCGAGCGCACGTATGTGCTCGGTCGAGGCAGGAAGGTCCCAGAACTGTCAGACGAAAACTATCTCTCGCACCTTGTACGGACCGCGACCGCTATCCTGTCTGTGTCAGACCAGGGTTGA
- a CDS encoding hypothetical protein (Derived by automated computational analysis using gene prediction method: GeneMarkS-2+.), with product MTKRHKLTLNETLASFGAGALLVLATLGIAAGLTSAQAGETAGPDAVTVLVEYSPLSRGYADEAGRFTMPVYFSRQATVLTEEADVALGALADEAASYAAVAVTVRSQGDDDQAVAVYDALYEYGVPARVMALELDEDVVGDRDTDVLASAI from the coding sequence ATGACCAAACGGCACAAACTGACCCTCAACGAAACCCTCGCATCTTTTGGCGCGGGTGCCCTGTTGGTCCTGGCAACCTTGGGCATTGCGGCGGGCCTCACAAGTGCACAGGCCGGGGAAACCGCTGGTCCTGACGCTGTAACCGTTCTTGTCGAATATTCACCGCTCTCACGAGGCTATGCCGATGAGGCTGGCCGGTTCACCATGCCCGTCTATTTCTCTCGCCAAGCCACCGTGTTGACGGAAGAGGCTGACGTGGCGCTCGGCGCACTTGCTGATGAAGCAGCGAGCTATGCTGCCGTCGCGGTGACCGTTAGAAGCCAGGGTGATGATGACCAGGCCGTCGCCGTCTATGACGCTCTTTATGAATATGGCGTGCCTGCTCGCGTCATGGCGCTCGAACTAGACGAAGATGTTGTCGGTGACAGAGACACAGACGTCTTAGCTTCAGCGATCTGA
- a CDS encoding MaoC/PaaZ C-terminal domain-containing protein (Derived by automated computational analysis using gene prediction method: Protein Homology.), with translation MRYFDDFEVGERWPIEATYTMNEEEIVSFAEKWDPQPFHVDKDAAEKSIYGTLTACGSHIQSVVLRLAQGLPHETAVLGALGYDEVRFHKAAKLDDVLSLTIECIDTKPSSSKADRGVVKNRHILKNQDGETVFTQTTTLLISRKT, from the coding sequence ATGCGGTATTTTGACGACTTCGAAGTTGGGGAACGGTGGCCGATTGAGGCGACCTACACGATGAACGAAGAGGAAATTGTCTCCTTTGCAGAGAAGTGGGACCCGCAGCCCTTCCATGTAGATAAAGACGCTGCGGAGAAATCCATCTACGGCACGCTCACCGCCTGCGGCTCTCACATTCAAAGTGTTGTGTTGCGACTGGCTCAGGGTCTGCCGCATGAAACGGCTGTCTTGGGCGCGCTCGGCTATGATGAAGTCCGCTTCCACAAAGCCGCCAAGCTGGATGATGTTCTCTCACTTACGATTGAGTGCATCGACACCAAACCGAGTTCCTCAAAGGCCGACCGGGGTGTCGTGAAAAACCGCCACATCCTGAAAAACCAGGACGGTGAAACGGTCTTCACCCAAACGACAACACTCCTGATTTCTCGGAAGACCTAG
- a CDS encoding PaaI family thioesterase (Derived by automated computational analysis using gene prediction method: Protein Homology.) — MTAAVPEGFFAQELIDPFEKFVGPLFERDEDGQRVVAFRVDERHLGHDGVHAHEGQLMTFADASMGCTAYWDNDHAPCATLSLQVSFLRFPKFGELVECRARFTRKTRSILFVEGAISVGNEPMMSATSLWKVLGAR; from the coding sequence GTGACTGCAGCGGTCCCGGAAGGCTTCTTCGCACAGGAGCTCATTGACCCGTTTGAGAAATTCGTGGGGCCGCTCTTTGAGCGCGACGAAGACGGCCAGCGGGTTGTTGCTTTTCGTGTGGATGAGCGACACCTGGGTCATGATGGTGTCCATGCCCATGAGGGCCAGCTCATGACCTTTGCCGATGCGTCCATGGGATGCACCGCCTATTGGGACAATGACCACGCACCGTGCGCCACACTTTCTTTGCAGGTGAGTTTTTTGCGCTTCCCGAAGTTTGGCGAGTTGGTGGAATGTCGTGCCCGCTTCACGCGCAAGACACGGTCCATCCTCTTTGTCGAAGGTGCCATATCGGTTGGGAACGAACCGATGATGTCCGCCACCAGCCTCTGGAAAGTGCTGGGCGCCAGGTAG
- a CDS encoding acyl-CoA dehydrogenase family protein (Derived by automated computational analysis using gene prediction method: Protein Homology. GO_function: GO:0016627 - oxidoreductase activity, acting on the CH-CH group of donors [Evidence IEA]; GO_function: GO:0050660 - flavin adenine dinucleotide binding [Evidence IEA]), whose protein sequence is MDLALAPEDAAFRDEVRAFLDETLTETMREAGRLTTSVFTDYHDNMPWHKALHAKGWVAPSWPKEYGGTGWTDMQKYIFASECARAETPHLAPMGLRMCGPVLMKYGTQEQKDFYLPRILSGEDYWCQGYSEPGSGSDLASLQCKAMRDSDEYVINGTKIWTTHAQFANRMFCLVRTDNSGKPQQGITFILIDMDTPGIKVEPIITMAGDHEVNQVFFDDVRVPVANRVGEENDGWTVAKYLLEFERGGSSAPGLEIGAQKVRALASKEASGKGASLMDDPAFAAKLADTEIAIKALEITEHRILSAMSSGQNPGPASSMLKTCGTEMRQRVDELAVEAIQYYATPDQKDARMTGSNVEPIGPADAMIAVPSYLNNRAGSIYGGSNEVQRNIMAKLVLGL, encoded by the coding sequence ATGGACCTCGCGCTTGCGCCTGAGGATGCGGCCTTTCGCGATGAGGTTCGCGCCTTTCTCGATGAAACACTGACGGAGACGATGCGCGAGGCGGGTCGTCTCACCACCAGTGTTTTCACCGACTATCACGACAATATGCCCTGGCACAAAGCACTCCACGCCAAAGGCTGGGTCGCGCCCAGCTGGCCGAAAGAATATGGTGGCACCGGCTGGACCGACATGCAGAAATACATTTTTGCATCAGAATGTGCCCGCGCGGAAACACCCCATCTTGCCCCGATGGGGCTGCGCATGTGTGGCCCGGTGTTGATGAAATACGGCACACAAGAACAGAAGGACTTCTACCTTCCCCGCATCCTCTCCGGCGAAGATTATTGGTGTCAGGGCTATTCAGAACCGGGGTCTGGCTCGGACCTTGCCAGCCTGCAATGCAAAGCGATGCGCGATAGTGATGAGTATGTCATCAATGGCACGAAGATATGGACGACCCATGCCCAGTTTGCCAACCGCATGTTCTGCCTCGTGCGCACTGACAATTCCGGCAAGCCGCAGCAAGGTATTACCTTCATCCTGATCGACATGGATACGCCAGGCATCAAAGTGGAACCCATCATCACCATGGCCGGTGACCATGAGGTCAACCAGGTATTCTTTGATGACGTTCGCGTGCCGGTTGCTAACCGTGTCGGCGAAGAAAATGACGGATGGACGGTCGCCAAATATTTACTTGAGTTTGAACGTGGCGGCTCATCTGCACCCGGGCTTGAGATCGGCGCTCAGAAGGTCCGCGCGCTTGCGTCCAAGGAAGCCAGCGGAAAAGGCGCTTCGCTCATGGATGATCCGGCTTTCGCTGCCAAGCTTGCTGATACTGAGATCGCCATCAAAGCACTGGAGATCACCGAACACCGCATTCTGTCCGCCATGTCGTCGGGACAAAACCCGGGCCCTGCCTCCTCAATGCTCAAAACCTGCGGGACGGAGATGCGTCAGCGGGTCGATGAGCTCGCGGTTGAAGCCATTCAGTATTATGCAACGCCTGATCAGAAGGATGCGCGCATGACCGGCTCCAATGTGGAGCCTATTGGCCCTGCCGATGCGATGATCGCCGTCCCGTCCTATCTCAACAACCGCGCAGGCTCCATCTATGGCGGCTCCAATGAGGTTCAGCGGAACATTATGGCGAAGCTGGTTCTGGGGCTCTGA
- a CDS encoding MBL fold metallo-hydrolase (Derived by automated computational analysis using gene prediction method: Protein Homology.), whose translation MSLRAVLSLSLATLLGPGLMSAEAVERPEASANEKLLSHQSVFQPPRLIDVSEHVTVAYGYTMSNIVMIEGDKGIFIFDTGMRVEKAELALKALRARTSKPILGVAYSHGHGDHTGGVRAFIPEGADDIPLYAHRNALRYLGDVTSPTADVFRLRAVQQLGLILPEGVEGTVGSGGGPVVHLGGTVSYLTPTHLFDDQVTINLGGVTVTLFHAPGDLDDGIGAWIEEDGVLATGDTVVGTRTHPILSTPRYEKGRDAEAYIASINHFRDFGASHLVGGHGLPINGAENVSTLIDSTLLVGRYIMDETLRQIDAGATPEQTAAALRIPASITSGEEFDDYYHRLSWIVRGVYNKEMGWYGGDTLELVALPPKDRASKLIEALGGADSVLEKAEIAYNDGDYRWAAELATELLLLDENNSEALSIKANSLRGIAYQSDSANERNYLLTEADLMLGDIGMNIIFGQAFSRVTEFFTEPKIPDLALAGPSSSFISKLRVRSDVDRPIEEDISIAVQVTDREESFQLTLTKGVMIHDRAALRAPDATLTLDHRSLILLADARLAWDNILDRDAVSVSGDSGKLQTFFDHLNWD comes from the coding sequence ATGTCCCTCCGCGCCGTTCTATCGCTCAGCCTGGCTACCCTGCTGGGCCCAGGTCTTATGTCTGCAGAAGCTGTTGAAAGACCCGAAGCCAGCGCGAATGAGAAGCTGCTCTCCCATCAATCTGTGTTTCAGCCGCCACGGCTGATCGACGTGTCGGAACACGTGACCGTTGCCTATGGCTACACGATGTCGAACATTGTGATGATTGAAGGTGACAAGGGGATTTTCATCTTCGACACAGGCATGCGGGTCGAGAAAGCCGAACTGGCGCTCAAGGCGCTGCGGGCCCGAACTTCCAAACCCATTTTGGGTGTCGCCTACTCACATGGGCATGGCGATCATACCGGTGGCGTTCGCGCCTTCATCCCAGAGGGGGCAGATGACATTCCCCTCTATGCCCACCGCAACGCGCTCCGGTATCTGGGCGATGTGACGTCCCCCACAGCCGACGTTTTCCGTTTGCGGGCCGTGCAACAGCTTGGCCTCATTCTGCCTGAGGGTGTGGAAGGAACGGTCGGCTCCGGCGGGGGACCGGTTGTCCATCTTGGGGGGACCGTGAGCTACCTCACCCCGACGCACCTGTTTGACGACCAAGTCACCATCAATCTGGGGGGCGTTACAGTGACTCTTTTCCATGCGCCGGGTGATCTGGACGATGGCATTGGTGCCTGGATCGAAGAAGATGGTGTGTTAGCCACCGGCGACACGGTTGTCGGCACGCGCACCCACCCTATCCTCTCAACTCCGCGTTATGAAAAAGGACGGGATGCTGAAGCCTATATCGCCAGCATCAATCATTTCCGTGATTTTGGGGCGTCCCATCTTGTGGGCGGCCATGGCCTGCCGATCAACGGAGCTGAGAATGTTAGCACCCTGATCGACAGCACGCTGCTTGTGGGCCGTTACATCATGGACGAAACACTTCGCCAGATCGACGCCGGCGCAACGCCAGAACAAACCGCCGCCGCTCTTCGCATTCCTGCGAGCATCACCAGCGGAGAAGAGTTTGATGACTACTACCATCGCCTCAGCTGGATCGTGCGCGGGGTCTACAACAAAGAAATGGGCTGGTATGGAGGCGACACGCTGGAGCTGGTTGCTCTCCCACCCAAAGACCGTGCCTCAAAGCTTATTGAAGCACTCGGCGGCGCAGATAGCGTGCTTGAAAAGGCGGAGATTGCTTACAATGATGGCGATTATCGGTGGGCTGCAGAACTTGCAACTGAGCTTCTCCTCCTGGACGAGAACAACTCAGAGGCGCTTTCCATCAAAGCCAATTCGTTAAGAGGGATTGCCTACCAAAGCGATAGCGCCAATGAGCGCAATTACCTTCTGACCGAAGCTGATCTCATGCTGGGTGACATTGGCATGAACATCATCTTTGGACAGGCATTCAGCCGGGTTACCGAATTTTTTACCGAGCCGAAGATCCCTGACCTTGCGCTGGCAGGTCCCTCTTCGTCTTTCATCAGCAAATTGCGGGTACGCTCCGATGTTGATCGCCCCATAGAGGAAGACATCTCCATTGCCGTACAGGTAACCGACAGAGAGGAAAGCTTCCAACTAACACTTACCAAGGGTGTGATGATCCACGACCGGGCGGCACTGCGGGCACCCGACGCGACCCTCACGCTTGATCACCGTTCGCTCATCCTGCTTGCTGATGCCCGCTTGGCATGGGACAACATACTGGACCGGGATGCTGTGTCAGTCAGCGGCGATTCCGGTAAACTTCAAACCTTCTTCGACCACCTTAACTGGGACTGA
- a CDS encoding secondary thiamine-phosphate synthase enzyme YjbQ (Derived by automated computational analysis using gene prediction method: Protein Homology. GO_component: GO:0005737 - cytoplasm [Evidence IEA]; GO_function: GO:0003824 - catalytic activity [Evidence IEA]; GO_process: GO:0008150 - biological_process [Evidence IEA]): MGRALWQARGHIETTTGGFSVHDMTGKTAAWLVEEGAQEGLLSVLVQHTSASLVIMENADPDVMADLMDSLAQLAPEDPLRYRHGTEGPDDMPAHIRTALTQTHLSLPVTDGRMDLGMWQGIWLLEHRAQAQRRTLSLHYVGV, translated from the coding sequence ATGGGCAGAGCGCTGTGGCAGGCACGGGGCCATATAGAAACCACAACCGGTGGGTTTTCGGTCCATGACATGACGGGCAAGACCGCCGCCTGGCTGGTGGAAGAAGGCGCGCAGGAAGGTCTTCTGAGTGTTCTCGTTCAACACACATCGGCCTCACTGGTCATTATGGAGAATGCAGATCCAGATGTGATGGCAGATCTGATGGACAGCCTGGCGCAGTTGGCACCCGAAGACCCGTTACGCTATCGCCACGGAACGGAAGGGCCCGATGATATGCCCGCGCATATACGCACAGCGCTTACGCAAACCCATTTGAGCCTGCCCGTCACAGACGGTCGGATGGATCTTGGTATGTGGCAGGGCATCTGGTTGTTGGAACACCGTGCACAGGCACAAAGGCGCACTCTCTCATTGCACTATGTGGGGGTGTAG
- a CDS encoding acetyl-CoA C-acyltransferase (Derived by automated computational analysis using gene prediction method: Protein Homology. GO_function: GO:0003985 - acetyl-CoA C-acetyltransferase activity [Evidence IEA]; GO_process: GO:0006631 - fatty acid metabolic process [Evidence IEA]) gives MSREAVIVSTARTGLAKAGRGGFNITHGSAMGGHAIKHAVERAGIEPGDVEDVIMGCGNPEGATGMNVGRLSALAAGCPVTTSGTTVNRFCSSGLQTIAMAANTVMNNDVPIAVGAGVESISLVSMGGMNTNNITEESLMSQYPALWMPMIETADIVAQRYDVKRDYQDEYALRSQQRIAAAQEAGKFDDEIVPMKTKMKVVDRETKEESIVDYTVTKDECNRPQTNIEGLQSLQPVRGEGNFVTAGNASQLSDGAAAVVVMEAAEAAKRGAEPLGAFRGFAVAGCEPDEMGIGPVFAVPRLLERAGLKVDDIDLWELNEAFASQCLYARDTLGIDPEKYNVNGGSIAIGHPFGMTGARCVGHILLEGRRRKAEGQNVKWGVVTMCIGGGMGAAGLFEIF, from the coding sequence ATGTCTAGAGAAGCAGTAATCGTATCAACCGCCCGTACCGGCCTGGCAAAAGCCGGTCGCGGTGGTTTCAACATCACACATGGTTCTGCCATGGGCGGCCACGCCATCAAGCACGCTGTTGAGCGCGCGGGTATTGAGCCAGGTGACGTTGAAGACGTCATCATGGGCTGTGGTAACCCAGAAGGCGCAACCGGCATGAATGTCGGTCGTCTGTCCGCACTGGCAGCTGGCTGCCCGGTTACCACATCTGGCACAACCGTCAACCGGTTCTGCTCATCCGGTCTTCAGACCATTGCCATGGCAGCAAACACTGTTATGAACAATGATGTGCCAATCGCTGTTGGTGCTGGTGTTGAAAGCATCTCGCTCGTTTCCATGGGCGGCATGAACACCAACAACATCACAGAAGAAAGCCTGATGTCACAGTATCCAGCTCTCTGGATGCCGATGATCGAAACAGCTGACATCGTCGCACAACGCTATGACGTGAAGCGCGACTATCAGGACGAATATGCACTTCGCTCACAGCAGCGCATTGCAGCAGCTCAGGAAGCTGGCAAGTTCGACGATGAAATCGTTCCTATGAAAACCAAAATGAAAGTGGTTGATCGGGAAACGAAGGAAGAAAGCATCGTCGACTACACAGTCACAAAAGACGAATGCAACCGTCCACAGACAAACATCGAAGGTCTGCAGAGCCTGCAGCCGGTCCGCGGCGAAGGCAACTTCGTAACGGCTGGTAACGCATCGCAGCTTTCTGATGGCGCAGCAGCTGTTGTTGTGATGGAAGCGGCTGAAGCAGCCAAGCGCGGCGCAGAGCCACTCGGCGCATTCCGCGGTTTCGCGGTTGCAGGGTGTGAGCCAGATGAAATGGGCATCGGTCCTGTTTTCGCTGTGCCACGTCTTCTGGAACGCGCTGGCCTCAAGGTTGACGATATCGACCTTTGGGAACTGAACGAAGCCTTCGCATCACAGTGCCTCTATGCACGCGACACGCTCGGCATCGACCCTGAGAAATACAACGTCAATGGCGGTTCCATCGCAATTGGTCACCCATTCGGCATGACAGGCGCCCGTTGCGTTGGTCACATTCTGCTGGAAGGCCGTCGTCGTAAGGCGGAAGGCCAGAACGTCAAATGGGGCGTTGTCACCATGTGTATCGGTGGCGGCATGGGCGCAGCAGGTCTCTTCGAGATCTTCTAA
- a CDS encoding crotonase/enoyl-CoA hydratase family protein (Derived by automated computational analysis using gene prediction method: Protein Homology.) — MSQAAVNENDQAHECFDVSIENHIAHVQLARPEVANAMNKPFWNELPAIIRDIDESARARVIVISALGKHFSAGMDLSVFAGGPDQSHIEAGRRRERMMQTVLMLQKTFSCLEEARMPVLAAINGACVGGGMDFTSAADMRYCTKDAFFCIAEINIGMTADVGTFPRMGYVMPQGLVREMAFTGRRMYADEAKACGFVNEVFESHDDMMTAVMGHAADIAAKSPLAMWGSKEMLNYGRDHSVGDALKHIAVWQTGMFQPGDMAESFTAQQEKRDAEFQELMPIPKGFKDL, encoded by the coding sequence ATGAGCCAAGCAGCTGTAAACGAGAACGATCAGGCGCACGAGTGCTTCGACGTAAGTATTGAAAACCACATCGCCCACGTTCAATTGGCCCGGCCCGAAGTGGCCAATGCCATGAACAAACCGTTCTGGAACGAGCTGCCAGCCATCATCCGCGATATTGACGAAAGTGCCCGCGCCCGGGTGATTGTCATCTCCGCGCTGGGCAAGCATTTCTCCGCCGGCATGGATCTTTCTGTTTTCGCAGGCGGACCAGACCAGAGCCATATCGAGGCGGGCCGTCGTCGCGAACGCATGATGCAGACGGTCCTCATGCTGCAAAAGACTTTCTCTTGTTTGGAAGAAGCGCGCATGCCTGTGCTCGCGGCCATCAATGGTGCCTGTGTCGGCGGGGGCATGGATTTCACCAGCGCTGCGGACATGCGTTACTGCACCAAAGATGCATTCTTCTGCATTGCAGAAATCAACATCGGCATGACCGCTGATGTCGGTACCTTCCCGCGCATGGGCTATGTCATGCCGCAAGGCCTCGTGCGAGAAATGGCCTTCACAGGTCGGCGCATGTATGCCGATGAAGCCAAAGCCTGTGGCTTTGTGAACGAAGTGTTTGAGAGCCATGATGACATGATGACGGCCGTCATGGGCCACGCTGCGGACATCGCCGCTAAGTCGCCATTGGCCATGTGGGGTTCAAAAGAAATGCTGAACTATGGTCGCGACCATTCGGTAGGCGACGCGCTGAAGCATATCGCCGTTTGGCAGACCGGCATGTTCCAGCCGGGTGATATGGCTGAAAGCTTCACTGCGCAGCAGGAAAAGCGGGATGCAGAGTTTCAGGAACTCATGCCCATCCCCAAAGGCTTTAAAGACCTGTAG
- a CDS encoding VOC family protein (Derived by automated computational analysis using gene prediction method: Protein Homology.), protein MSRPTDLVPLLNVADVGASIEFYEELGFEVEQKVEEEGAVIWANLRHEGGGALMLNAKDIISPSDRAKRPHYSDTVFYLTYPSAREMHGRLSGRGVNVTEVEKQPYGIEEFYVRDPDGYEIAIGSPIS, encoded by the coding sequence ATGTCTCGTCCAACTGATCTCGTGCCGCTTCTCAATGTTGCTGATGTCGGCGCGTCCATTGAGTTCTACGAAGAACTTGGATTTGAAGTTGAGCAGAAGGTAGAGGAAGAGGGCGCCGTCATCTGGGCAAACCTACGCCACGAAGGCGGTGGCGCCTTGATGCTCAATGCCAAAGACATCATCAGCCCTTCTGACCGCGCGAAACGTCCCCACTATAGTGACACCGTCTTCTATCTCACCTACCCGTCAGCCCGCGAAATGCATGGCCGTTTGTCAGGCAGAGGCGTGAACGTCACAGAAGTCGAAAAGCAGCCTTATGGGATCGAAGAGTTTTATGTCCGTGACCCGGATGGGTATGAAATCGCGATCGGAAGTCCGATCAGCTGA
- a CDS encoding PaaI family thioesterase (Derived by automated computational analysis using gene prediction method: Protein Homology.) → MSSQSAFETHVGPISYTRSDDGASLTFTIDEHHLNGDGFIHGGMMMTLASGVLGELARATADGAPTAPLSVNCDFVGPGPKGASVVGTATITRRTRTVLFTSAELRADDKLMMTATGVYRIGDAS, encoded by the coding sequence ATGAGTTCCCAATCCGCTTTTGAAACCCACGTCGGCCCCATTTCCTACACGCGCTCAGATGATGGTGCGTCTCTTACGTTCACAATTGATGAGCACCATCTGAATGGTGACGGGTTCATTCATGGCGGCATGATGATGACGCTGGCAAGCGGCGTGCTCGGCGAACTGGCCCGGGCCACGGCAGACGGCGCGCCCACCGCGCCGCTCTCGGTCAATTGTGACTTTGTCGGACCGGGACCAAAGGGTGCTTCAGTTGTTGGCACCGCCACCATTACCCGTCGCACACGAACCGTGCTTTTTACGTCTGCAGAACTCAGGGCCGACGACAAGCTGATGATGACGGCGACCGGGGTCTACCGGATTGGAGACGCGTCGTGA